From a region of the Syngnathus scovelli strain Florida chromosome 19, RoL_Ssco_1.2, whole genome shotgun sequence genome:
- the sem1 gene encoding 26S proteasome complex subunit SEM1, producing the protein MTDKKQPVDLGLLEEDDEFEEFPAEDWTGLDEDEDAHVWEDNWDDDNVEDDFSNQLRAELEKHGYKMETS; encoded by the exons ATGACCGACAAAAAGCAACCAGTTGACCTAGGGTTACTGGAGGAAGACGATGAGTTTGAAGAATTCCCAGCCGAAG ACTGGACGGGATTGGACGAGGATGAAGATGCTCATGTTTGGGAAGACAACTGGGACGACGATAACGTCGAGGATGATTTCTCCAACCAGTTAAG AGCGGAGCTGGAAAAGCATGGCTACAAGATGGAGACGTCGTAG